The Candidatus Equadaptatus faecalis genome window below encodes:
- a CDS encoding C_GCAxxG_C_C family protein produces MDRSILADDIHKIKDPHHNCAQSVLLAFADKIDIPKEELFKLASGFGGGMGNMEATCGAVCGAALAVGYLHSRQGELSKFAAGRVLEEFKKQVGATICGEIKGSGTGTPLCSCQDCVKIAAKLAQEELGL; encoded by the coding sequence ATGGACAGAAGCATACTCGCAGACGACATTCACAAAATCAAAGACCCGCACCACAACTGCGCACAGTCTGTTCTGCTCGCATTTGCGGACAAAATAGATATTCCGAAAGAGGAGCTTTTCAAACTCGCTTCCGGCTTCGGCGGGGGAATGGGAAACATGGAAGCCACTTGCGGCGCAGTCTGCGGAGCGGCACTGGCTGTCGGATATCTGCACAGCAGACAGGGCGAACTTTCAAAATTTGCCGCCGGACGTGTCCTTGAAGAATTTAAAAAACAGGTCGGAGCCACGATCTGCGGCGAAATAAAAGGCAGCGGCACCGGAACGCCGCTCTGTTCCTGTCAGGACTGCGTAAAAATCGCGGCAAAACTCGCTCAGGAAGAACTCGGACTGTAA